A single window of Syntrophotalea acetylenica DNA harbors:
- the ftsW gene encoding putative lipid II flippase FtsW: MTERGGYDYWLLAVTAVLTAIGVLMVYSSSSIMAAEHYKDGFYFLKRQGAYALFGMLLLVGLMRCDYHRLRKFAALGLLVSTIGLALVLVPGIGSTAGGAARWIRIAGFTMQPSELAKLALVLFMAHSLARKPEKNLRTFKLGVLPYLVILGMMLLMLMLQPDLGSAMTMGAVAMGMMLIAGSCLRHLLLSILPALPALYVAIWRVDYRRRRMMAFMDPWKYPSDEGFQITQSLIAFANGGWKGQGLGQSQQKLFFLPEAHTDFIFSVVGEEAGFIGVLTIALLFLVLVWLGLRIAWMAPDDFGRYLAFGLTLLLGLEAFTNMAVVTSLLPTKGLALPFLSYGGSSLVASLVAVGILLNVSSQVKEGRA; this comes from the coding sequence ATGACCGAGCGTGGCGGATACGATTATTGGCTGCTGGCGGTAACGGCGGTACTTACCGCCATCGGTGTGCTGATGGTTTATTCGTCTTCCTCCATTATGGCGGCGGAACATTACAAGGACGGTTTCTATTTCCTCAAGCGGCAGGGCGCCTATGCCCTGTTCGGCATGCTGCTGCTGGTCGGGCTGATGCGCTGCGATTACCATCGGCTGCGGAAGTTCGCCGCTCTGGGATTGCTGGTCAGCACCATCGGCCTTGCCCTGGTGCTGGTGCCAGGTATCGGATCCACCGCCGGCGGCGCCGCCCGCTGGATCCGCATAGCCGGTTTCACCATGCAGCCGTCGGAGTTGGCCAAGCTGGCTCTGGTGCTGTTCATGGCGCATTCGCTGGCCCGCAAGCCGGAAAAGAACCTGCGCACTTTCAAGCTTGGCGTGCTGCCTTATCTGGTCATTCTGGGCATGATGCTGCTGATGCTGATGCTGCAGCCGGATCTCGGCAGCGCCATGACCATGGGGGCGGTGGCGATGGGGATGATGCTGATCGCCGGCAGTTGCCTCCGGCACCTGCTGCTCTCCATTCTGCCGGCGCTGCCGGCCCTGTATGTGGCCATCTGGCGGGTCGATTACCGCCGGCGCCGCATGATGGCATTCATGGATCCCTGGAAATACCCCTCCGACGAGGGGTTTCAGATAACCCAGAGCCTCATCGCATTTGCCAACGGTGGCTGGAAGGGGCAGGGCCTCGGACAGAGTCAGCAGAAGCTGTTCTTTTTGCCCGAGGCGCATACCGATTTCATTTTTTCGGTGGTGGGCGAAGAGGCCGGCTTCATCGGCGTGCTGACCATTGCGCTGCTGTTTCTGGTGCTGGTCTGGTTGGGATTGCGCATTGCGTGGATGGCGCCCGATGATTTCGGCCGCTATCTTGCCTTCGGTCTGACCCTGCTGCTGGGGCTCGAAGCGTTTACCAATATGGCAGTGGTGACTTCGTTGTTGCCGACCAAGGGACTTGCATTGCCGTTTCTTTCCTATGGCGGCAGCAGTCTGGTCGCTTCGCTGGTCGCCGTGGGCATACTTCTGAATGTCTCGAGTCAGGTCAAGGAGGGACGGGCATGA
- the murG gene encoding undecaprenyldiphospho-muramoylpentapeptide beta-N-acetylglucosaminyltransferase — translation MRLLLAGGGTGGHLFPAVALAQRLIEQDPTAQVLFVGTTRGIEARVIPALGMPLRFIDIRGFVNRGLLGKLGMVPCLVRSVWQGLRILREFRPDVVLGVGGYASAPLLVAARLKGIPAVIHEQNAWPGLTNRLLGRWARCVCLSFSEAERAFHRATTIVTGNPLRKGMEASSPPGGDQPELLIFGGSRGARAINDAVLAALPLLSRWRQRLTIVHQTGSEDLQRVQKGYAEAGWPQATVVPFIDDMASAYTRAHLVVCRAGATTLAELAACGRAAILIPYPHAAGDHQTINARAMARKGAALVLPQPDLTAEHLASLVSDLLDNRSQLMNMAAAARSLGIAGAADRILNVCRSVYDRH, via the coding sequence ATGAGACTGCTGCTGGCAGGTGGAGGTACCGGCGGACATCTGTTTCCGGCCGTGGCGTTGGCGCAGCGGCTTATCGAACAGGATCCGACCGCACAGGTACTGTTTGTCGGTACCACGCGCGGCATCGAGGCCCGGGTGATTCCCGCCCTTGGCATGCCGCTGCGGTTTATTGATATCCGCGGTTTTGTCAATCGGGGTCTGCTGGGCAAGCTCGGCATGGTCCCCTGCCTGGTACGGAGTGTCTGGCAGGGATTGCGCATCCTGCGGGAATTCAGGCCCGACGTGGTGCTCGGTGTCGGCGGCTACGCTTCGGCGCCTCTGCTGGTGGCGGCACGGCTCAAGGGCATTCCCGCCGTGATTCATGAGCAGAATGCCTGGCCGGGGCTGACCAATCGCCTGCTGGGACGCTGGGCACGCTGTGTCTGCCTGTCTTTTTCAGAAGCGGAGCGGGCCTTCCATCGCGCCACCACCATCGTTACCGGCAATCCCCTGCGCAAGGGTATGGAAGCCAGTTCTCCACCCGGCGGCGACCAGCCCGAACTGCTGATTTTCGGCGGCAGTCGCGGCGCCCGCGCCATCAACGACGCGGTGCTGGCGGCCCTGCCGTTGCTCTCCCGGTGGCGGCAGAGGCTGACGATCGTGCACCAGACCGGCTCCGAGGATTTGCAGCGGGTGCAAAAGGGCTATGCGGAGGCCGGCTGGCCTCAGGCAACCGTGGTGCCTTTTATTGACGACATGGCGTCCGCCTACACCCGGGCGCACCTGGTGGTGTGCCGCGCCGGCGCTACCACCCTGGCGGAACTGGCGGCCTGCGGGCGGGCCGCGATTCTGATACCCTATCCGCATGCGGCCGGGGATCACCAGACCATCAACGCCCGGGCGATGGCCAGAAAGGGGGCGGCGCTGGTTCTGCCGCAACCTGATCTGACCGCCGAACACCTGGCGAGCCTCGTCAGCGATTTGCTCGATAATCGTTCGCAACTGATGAACATGGCGGCAGCGGCCAGGTCGCTGGGCATTGCCGGGGCCGCCGACCGCATTCTCAACGTTTGTCGCTCCGTGTACGACAGACACTGA
- the murC gene encoding UDP-N-acetylmuramate--L-alanine ligase: protein MYGKIRTIHFVGIGGIGMSGIAEVLLNLGYRVSGSDLRETEITRRLTDLGGVIAYGHAAENLGEADVVVTSTAVKPENPEVVEAHRRLIPVIPRAEMLAELMRMKYGIAVAGTHGKTTTTSMVSTVLSRAGIDPTVVIGGRLDSIGSNAKLGQGKFLVAEADESDGSFLKLSPTIAVVTNVDADHLDYYADLDQIKQTFVDFINKIPFFGVAVLCLDDANVQSLIPQVRKRFVTYGMTTQADYNALDVCHQEERTTFTVCYQGERLGQLSIRMPGRHNVLNALAAVAVARELEIPFDRIAEGFRDFCGVQRRFQPKYQGQDIMVVDDYGHHPAEIKVTLAAACTGWNRRIVAVFQPHRYSRTHALFDEFVTAFYQADYLVVMDIYAAGETPIPGVEARLLAEGIAGHGHREVHFCPDAEAVMAHLQQVVKPGDLVLTLGAGNVWQVGETLAEWLKQRG, encoded by the coding sequence ATGTACGGAAAAATTCGCACCATACATTTTGTGGGTATCGGCGGCATCGGCATGAGCGGTATCGCCGAGGTGCTGCTTAACCTTGGTTATCGGGTCAGCGGTTCAGACCTCCGGGAAACCGAGATCACCCGCCGCTTGACCGATCTTGGCGGTGTCATTGCCTATGGGCATGCTGCCGAAAACCTCGGAGAAGCGGATGTGGTCGTGACCTCGACAGCCGTCAAGCCCGAAAACCCTGAAGTGGTCGAAGCCCACCGGCGGCTGATCCCGGTGATTCCGCGTGCGGAAATGCTGGCAGAACTGATGCGCATGAAATATGGCATCGCGGTGGCTGGCACCCACGGCAAAACCACGACCACCAGCATGGTTTCCACCGTTTTGTCCCGGGCCGGCATCGACCCGACCGTGGTGATCGGCGGGCGGCTCGATTCCATCGGCTCCAACGCCAAACTCGGACAGGGCAAGTTTCTGGTTGCCGAAGCCGACGAATCGGACGGCTCGTTTCTCAAGCTGTCGCCGACCATTGCCGTGGTCACCAATGTCGACGCGGATCATCTCGATTATTACGCCGACCTGGATCAGATCAAGCAGACCTTCGTCGACTTCATCAACAAAATTCCCTTTTTCGGCGTGGCGGTGCTGTGTCTTGACGATGCCAACGTGCAGTCCCTGATCCCCCAGGTGCGCAAGCGTTTCGTCACCTATGGCATGACTACCCAGGCCGATTACAACGCACTGGATGTTTGCCATCAGGAAGAGCGGACCACCTTTACGGTCTGTTATCAGGGCGAACGCCTCGGGCAGTTGTCGATCCGCATGCCGGGGCGGCATAACGTGCTCAACGCGCTGGCTGCCGTGGCCGTCGCCCGCGAACTGGAAATCCCTTTTGACCGGATCGCCGAAGGCTTTCGCGATTTCTGCGGTGTGCAGCGGCGCTTCCAGCCCAAATACCAGGGGCAGGACATCATGGTGGTGGATGATTACGGCCATCACCCCGCCGAGATCAAGGTGACCCTGGCCGCTGCGTGTACCGGGTGGAACCGCCGCATTGTCGCGGTGTTCCAACCGCATCGCTACAGCCGCACCCACGCGCTGTTCGATGAATTCGTGACCGCGTTCTATCAGGCGGATTATCTGGTGGTGATGGATATCTATGCCGCCGGCGAGACTCCGATTCCCGGGGTCGAGGCCCGCCTGCTGGCCGAGGGTATCGCCGGACACGGTCATCGCGAGGTCCATTTCTGCCCGGATGCCGAGGCGGTGATGGCGCATCTGCAACAGGTTGTCAAGCCTGGCGACCTGGTGCTGACCCTGGGGGCCGGCAATGTCTGGCAGGTTGGCGAAACTTTGGCCGAATGGCTCAAGCAGCGAGGCTGA
- the murB gene encoding UDP-N-acetylmuramate dehydrogenase: protein MNFLAAELRDILQGPVLVGEPLRRHTTWRIGGPADIFIAPRNETELLASLRLLARVDVPWLPLGTGSNLLIRDGGFRGAVIHTGALRDSEFLGEGRVRVGGGLPLMRLVRACARKGLAGLEDLAGIPATVGGAVAMNAGAGGQDIAGVLETVSLAGPDGIEICSAARLDLGYRRAALPHGRIVAAALLRFQPADPQWLEQRIQSRLQNRRKAQGVGKPNAGSVFKNPPGEQAWKLIDRAGLRGYAVGNAEVSEKHTNFIVNRGGARASDVLALIAEIQRIVREQTGILLEPEVQVVGDA from the coding sequence ATGAATTTTCTGGCCGCCGAATTGCGCGACATTCTGCAGGGACCGGTGCTGGTCGGCGAACCTTTGCGCCGCCACACCACCTGGCGCATTGGTGGCCCCGCCGATATTTTCATCGCACCGCGAAACGAGACGGAACTGCTGGCGTCGCTGCGGCTTCTGGCGCGGGTCGATGTGCCCTGGCTGCCCCTTGGAACCGGCAGCAACCTGCTGATAAGAGACGGAGGCTTTCGCGGCGCGGTGATTCATACAGGCGCCTTGCGCGATTCGGAATTCCTGGGTGAAGGCAGGGTCAGGGTTGGCGGCGGCCTGCCGCTCATGCGCCTGGTCCGCGCCTGTGCCCGGAAGGGTCTTGCCGGTCTGGAAGATCTCGCCGGTATTCCGGCGACCGTGGGCGGTGCGGTGGCCATGAACGCGGGGGCTGGCGGCCAGGACATCGCCGGAGTTCTGGAGACGGTTTCTCTGGCCGGACCGGACGGTATCGAAATCTGCAGCGCGGCACGCCTCGACCTGGGCTACCGCCGGGCAGCGCTACCGCATGGGCGGATTGTCGCCGCGGCGCTGCTGCGGTTTCAGCCCGCGGACCCGCAATGGCTGGAGCAGCGCATTCAGAGCCGCCTGCAGAACCGGCGCAAGGCGCAGGGCGTCGGCAAGCCCAACGCCGGTTCGGTGTTCAAAAACCCGCCAGGCGAGCAGGCCTGGAAACTCATCGACAGGGCCGGACTGCGGGGGTACGCGGTGGGCAATGCCGAGGTTTCGGAAAAACATACCAATTTCATTGTAAATCGCGGCGGCGCCAGGGCTTCGGACGTGCTGGCCCTGATCGCCGAGATTCAGAGAATAGTCCGGGAACAAACCGGCATCCTGCTTGAACCGGAAGTACAGGTGGTGGGCGACGCCTGA
- a CDS encoding D-alanine--D-alanine ligase, producing MQRQELKQKQIAVLMGGLSAERDVSLRTGRAIGQALQRCGYQIVEIDAGRDLPAQLERAGAEVVFIALHGRFGEDGTVQGLLELCGIPYTGSGVLASSLAMDKVATKKMLCYHGIVTPAFAELRQGDVIADNLPDYPLVVKPAREGSTIGISIANDRRALEEGLAEAFRHDDLVLVEQFIAGAEVTVGVLDGQPLPVIQVVPKGGFYDYQSKYTPGETEYLLPAPLPEATYLALQEAAVRVFRAVGCQGAARVDFMVTDTDFYCLEVNTIPGMTETSLLPKAAQAAGLSFDELVERILEGAALRK from the coding sequence ATGCAGCGCCAGGAATTGAAACAAAAGCAGATTGCGGTATTAATGGGGGGACTTTCGGCGGAGCGGGACGTATCGCTGCGCACCGGCCGCGCCATCGGTCAGGCATTGCAGCGCTGCGGTTATCAGATTGTTGAAATCGATGCCGGGCGGGATCTTCCGGCTCAACTGGAGCGGGCCGGTGCCGAGGTGGTATTCATTGCCCTGCATGGCCGTTTCGGCGAGGACGGCACCGTTCAGGGATTGCTGGAACTATGTGGCATTCCCTATACCGGCAGTGGCGTGCTCGCTTCCAGCCTGGCCATGGACAAGGTGGCCACCAAGAAGATGCTCTGTTACCATGGCATCGTTACCCCCGCGTTTGCGGAGCTGCGCCAGGGCGATGTTATTGCGGACAACCTGCCGGATTATCCCCTGGTGGTCAAGCCGGCCCGGGAAGGCTCCACCATCGGCATCAGCATAGCCAACGACCGGCGCGCTCTGGAGGAAGGTCTGGCGGAGGCTTTCCGGCACGATGACCTGGTGCTGGTGGAACAGTTCATTGCCGGTGCCGAAGTGACAGTGGGCGTTCTCGATGGTCAGCCGTTGCCGGTGATCCAGGTGGTACCCAAGGGCGGATTTTACGACTACCAGTCCAAGTATACGCCGGGTGAAACCGAATATCTGCTGCCCGCACCCTTGCCGGAGGCGACTTATCTGGCACTGCAGGAAGCCGCCGTCAGGGTTTTCAGGGCGGTCGGTTGCCAGGGCGCCGCGCGGGTCGATTTCATGGTGACCGATACGGATTTTTACTGTCTGGAGGTCAATACCATTCCGGGTATGACCGAAACCAGTCTGCTGCCCAAGGCGGCCCAGGCCGCCGGTCTGTCTTTCGATGAACTGGTGGAGCGCATTCTCGAAGGTGCCGCTCTGAGGAAATAG
- a CDS encoding cell division protein FtsQ/DivIB, with amino-acid sequence MVNMAPPKQRRSKGKGNHFRKPRRVVPWRRLLTGGLLIVLTLASAALVVAGARFAGQTLSSSDFFRIENIRVENNRRIPGKEILALSDVRAGANIFELDLQRIGRRIEQNPWIAEARVRRMFPDQLVIRVEERTPKAIVRLDYLYYVDASGQIFKRLERGDGLNFPVISGIERQALLEHRDATLQRLNEAIRLLEELEHRKVFRPADVSELKLDDTCGITLYTCKGGVPVRLGHDGFSAKLDRLEKIFPQLATRLGIIDYIDLNVARRVIVKLETGEARGKG; translated from the coding sequence ATGGTGAATATGGCCCCCCCTAAACAGCGGCGTTCCAAGGGCAAAGGCAATCATTTCAGGAAGCCGCGCCGGGTTGTTCCCTGGCGCCGCCTGTTGACCGGCGGACTTTTGATTGTCCTGACCTTGGCCAGCGCGGCGCTGGTGGTTGCCGGCGCCCGCTTTGCCGGCCAGACGCTGTCCTCTTCCGATTTTTTCCGGATCGAGAACATCCGGGTGGAGAACAACCGCCGGATTCCCGGCAAGGAAATACTCGCCCTTTCGGATGTCCGTGCCGGAGCCAATATTTTCGAACTCGATCTGCAACGTATCGGCCGGCGCATCGAGCAAAATCCCTGGATCGCCGAGGCCAGGGTGCGGCGCATGTTTCCCGATCAACTCGTCATCCGGGTCGAGGAGCGCACCCCGAAAGCTATCGTGCGTCTCGACTATCTGTATTACGTTGACGCTTCGGGGCAGATCTTCAAGCGCCTGGAACGGGGCGATGGTCTGAATTTTCCGGTGATTTCCGGCATCGAGCGCCAGGCGCTGCTGGAGCACAGGGATGCGACCCTGCAGCGACTCAACGAAGCGATCCGGCTGCTGGAAGAACTGGAGCACCGCAAGGTATTCAGGCCGGCGGACGTTTCCGAATTAAAACTTGACGACACCTGCGGCATTACGCTTTATACTTGCAAAGGCGGCGTGCCGGTGCGCCTGGGACACGATGGTTTCAGTGCCAAGCTGGATCGCCTCGAGAAAATTTTTCCCCAATTGGCAACACGGCTGGGGATCATCGATTACATCGACCTGAATGTCGCGCGGCGGGTTATCGTCAAGCTGGAAACCGGCGAGGCAAGAGGCAAGGGTTAG
- the ftsA gene encoding cell division protein FtsA codes for MSNNKNSLIVGLDIGTTKICAIVGHQTEEGLDIVGIGTSPSRGLRKGVVINIESTVEAIRKALNDAELMADCKIDSVYAGIAGGHIRGFNSQGVIAIKTREVTHDDIRRVLDAARAIAIPMDREVIHTLPQEYIIDDQDGILDPLGMCGVRLEAKVHIVTSATASAQNIVRSCYKADVEVADIVLEQLASSEAVLSPDEKDLGVAIVDIGGGTTDIAIFVDGAIKHTSVLSLGGNHLTNDIAVGLRTPMAEAEVIKQKYGCAMTSMVGKDETIEVPSVGGREPRILSRHLLAEILEPRVEEIFTLVQREIIKSGLEDLLASGIVLTGGSCILPGMPEMAEQIFNLPVRRGLPQGIGGLTDVVNSPIYATGVGLIKYGARCGGAPKFNKASTDNLFDRVFRRMKEWFVEFF; via the coding sequence ATGAGCAATAACAAAAACAGCCTGATCGTAGGCCTGGATATCGGCACCACCAAGATTTGCGCCATTGTCGGCCATCAGACCGAAGAAGGTCTGGATATCGTCGGCATTGGCACCAGCCCTTCGCGCGGATTGCGCAAGGGCGTGGTGATCAACATAGAAAGTACCGTCGAGGCGATTCGCAAGGCTCTCAACGATGCCGAACTGATGGCTGACTGCAAGATTGACAGCGTGTATGCCGGTATCGCCGGAGGCCATATCCGCGGATTCAATTCCCAGGGCGTCATCGCCATCAAGACGCGGGAAGTGACCCATGACGATATCCGCAGGGTGCTCGACGCGGCCAGGGCTATCGCCATCCCCATGGACCGCGAAGTCATCCATACCCTGCCGCAGGAATATATCATCGACGACCAGGACGGCATTCTCGACCCCCTCGGCATGTGCGGCGTGCGCCTTGAAGCCAAGGTGCATATCGTGACTTCGGCCACCGCCAGTGCCCAGAATATCGTGCGCAGCTGCTACAAAGCCGATGTGGAAGTGGCCGATATCGTGCTGGAACAGCTGGCTTCGTCCGAAGCGGTGCTGTCTCCGGACGAAAAGGATCTCGGCGTGGCCATTGTCGATATCGGCGGCGGCACCACCGATATTGCCATTTTTGTGGACGGAGCCATCAAGCACACCTCGGTGCTGTCGCTGGGAGGCAACCATCTGACCAACGATATCGCCGTCGGGCTGCGCACCCCCATGGCGGAAGCCGAGGTGATCAAACAGAAATACGGCTGCGCCATGACCTCGATGGTCGGCAAGGATGAAACCATCGAGGTGCCCTCGGTGGGGGGGCGTGAACCGCGCATCCTGTCACGGCATCTGCTGGCCGAAATTCTTGAACCGCGGGTCGAGGAGATCTTTACCTTGGTGCAGCGTGAAATCATCAAGAGCGGCCTGGAGGATCTGCTCGCTTCCGGCATCGTGCTGACCGGGGGCAGTTGCATCCTGCCCGGCATGCCGGAAATGGCCGAACAGATTTTCAACCTGCCGGTGCGCCGCGGCTTGCCGCAGGGCATCGGCGGCCTGACCGATGTGGTCAACTCGCCCATTTATGCCACCGGGGTCGGTCTGATCAAATACGGGGCGCGTTGCGGCGGTGCGCCCAAGTTCAACAAAGCGAGCACGGATAACCTGTTCGATCGGGTTTTCCGTCGCATGAAGGAATGGTTTGTGGAGTTTTTCTGA
- a CDS encoding radical SAM protein, which translates to MSRKLLDKAQRRLAAERGLPSRPWGGRLAVALIYPNVYHQAMSNLGFQTVYEWINRRDDALCERFFLPDLEDLAEHRKTGYPLFSLESGRFLEEFDLVAISLSFENDYLNLPHIFGLARMPLFAEERQDKYPLVLCGGVCAFLNPEPLAGIMDCFAVGEAEVLLAPFLDRLRRTDETRAAMLADLARLPGIYVPSLYRVNYTEDGTLASMVPCAGALEHVRRQWLRRLDDHPSRTCVYADDTEFGDMTLVEVSRGCSRKCRFCAAGYIYLPPRERSAAGLRPIIEEGLANRQRVGLVSPAVADHSEIDAIAQQILQAGGQISVASVRIDSLTAGDIEAMAASGHRTVAIAPEAGSQRLRDFINKGLSEAQILAATRLIAEGGIPNLKLYFLIGLPTETFEDIESLLRLAQDIRRVWLDAGRRRGRLGNLTLSVNPFIPKPFTPLQWAAMEPIASLKKKLQYLKRQVGRMPNTSLICESLKSSELQALLSRGDRRTGRLLPHLAAGDSLAAACRREGLDAGFYVTRERAEDEKLPWEIIDQGVPRSFLRAEYDRARRGEPTPPCGPGCSRCGLCGKKGP; encoded by the coding sequence ATGTCACGAAAGCTTCTGGACAAAGCACAGCGCCGCCTGGCTGCCGAGCGCGGGCTGCCCTCCAGGCCATGGGGCGGGCGACTGGCGGTGGCTCTGATATACCCGAATGTCTACCATCAGGCCATGAGCAACCTGGGGTTCCAGACCGTCTACGAGTGGATCAACCGGCGCGACGATGCGCTGTGCGAGCGGTTTTTTCTGCCGGACCTCGAAGATCTGGCGGAACATCGCAAAACCGGCTATCCGTTGTTTTCTCTGGAATCAGGGCGGTTTCTCGAAGAGTTTGACCTCGTCGCCATTTCCCTCTCCTTCGAAAACGATTATCTCAACCTGCCGCACATCTTCGGGCTGGCGCGCATGCCGCTGTTCGCAGAGGAGCGGCAGGATAAATATCCTCTGGTGCTGTGCGGCGGCGTCTGTGCGTTTCTGAATCCGGAGCCGCTGGCGGGCATCATGGATTGTTTTGCCGTCGGTGAAGCCGAGGTTCTGCTGGCCCCGTTTCTGGACAGATTGCGCCGGACGGACGAAACCCGGGCGGCAATGCTGGCCGATCTGGCCCGGCTGCCGGGGATCTATGTCCCTTCCCTGTACCGGGTGAATTACACCGAGGATGGAACCCTTGCCAGCATGGTGCCCTGCGCGGGGGCTCTCGAACATGTCCGGCGCCAATGGCTGCGACGCCTTGACGACCATCCCAGCCGCACCTGCGTCTATGCCGACGATACCGAGTTCGGCGATATGACCCTGGTCGAGGTGTCGCGCGGTTGCTCCCGCAAATGCCGCTTTTGTGCGGCCGGCTATATCTACCTGCCGCCTCGCGAGCGCTCCGCTGCCGGTTTGCGGCCCATCATCGAGGAGGGCCTGGCGAACCGGCAACGGGTGGGGCTGGTAAGCCCGGCGGTTGCCGATCATAGTGAAATCGACGCTATCGCTCAGCAGATTCTTCAGGCTGGCGGCCAGATTTCGGTGGCCAGCGTGCGCATCGATTCGCTGACGGCCGGTGATATCGAAGCGATGGCGGCCTCCGGTCACCGTACCGTGGCGATCGCCCCCGAGGCCGGCAGTCAGCGGCTTCGCGATTTTATCAACAAGGGGCTCAGCGAGGCACAGATTCTTGCCGCCACCCGTCTTATCGCCGAAGGGGGCATTCCCAATCTGAAACTCTATTTTCTCATCGGCCTGCCCACCGAAACCTTTGAGGACATTGAAAGCCTGCTGCGGCTCGCGCAAGACATCCGGCGGGTATGGCTCGATGCCGGACGCCGGCGGGGCCGACTCGGTAACCTGACCTTGTCCGTCAATCCGTTTATTCCCAAACCGTTCACGCCGTTGCAGTGGGCGGCCATGGAACCGATCGCGTCCCTCAAAAAAAAGCTGCAGTATCTGAAACGCCAGGTCGGGCGCATGCCCAACACCAGCCTCATCTGTGAATCCCTCAAGTCCTCGGAACTTCAGGCGTTGCTGTCCCGTGGCGATCGCCGCACTGGCCGTTTGCTGCCGCACTTGGCCGCAGGGGATTCCCTGGCTGCGGCCTGCCGCCGCGAAGGACTCGACGCGGGATTTTACGTGACGAGGGAACGCGCCGAAGATGAAAAGCTGCCCTGGGAAATCATCGATCAGGGGGTGCCGCGCAGCTTCCTGCGGGCCGAATACGATCGCGCCCGGCGCGGCGAACCGACCCCGCCCTGCGGTCCCGGTTGCAGCCGCTGCGGATTGTGCGGAAAAAAAGGCCCCTGA
- the aroQ gene encoding type II 3-dehydroquinate dehydratase yields MKKILVLHGINLNMFGKRDAAHYGTITSAEIDARIAAWATGLGVEVECFQTNSEADMVERIHRAHGEQVAAVVINAGAWTHYSYGIADALGILNIPIVEVHMSNIHAREAFRQHSVIAALAKGQICGFGAESYHLGLLAAASLIQDND; encoded by the coding sequence ATGAAAAAAATTCTTGTTCTGCACGGGATCAACCTGAACATGTTCGGCAAGCGCGATGCAGCCCATTACGGGACCATCACTTCGGCCGAGATCGACGCCCGCATCGCCGCATGGGCGACCGGTCTCGGCGTCGAGGTCGAGTGTTTTCAAACCAATAGCGAAGCCGACATGGTCGAGCGCATTCACCGCGCCCACGGGGAACAGGTCGCCGCCGTGGTCATCAATGCCGGTGCCTGGACCCATTACAGTTACGGCATTGCCGACGCGCTTGGCATCCTCAACATCCCCATCGTGGAGGTGCACATGTCCAACATCCATGCCCGTGAAGCGTTCCGCCAGCATTCGGTCATCGCCGCGCTGGCAAAGGGGCAGATTTGCGGGTTCGGCGCAGAGAGCTATCATCTCGGCCTGCTCGCGGCCGCAAGCCTGATCCAGGACAACGACTGA